From the genome of Solanum dulcamara chromosome 12, daSolDulc1.2, whole genome shotgun sequence:
TATGCTTAGTTGTGTCTTTGCATGTAAATGTAACTTAGGTGTCGGCATCAAATCTAAAAACAGCTATGCCAGATATGTTAAAGTGGGATGTTCGGTCATTCATTATGAAAAAGAGATCTCTCTTGCCAAAGTGTCTTTTGCAACAAGTAAGCTAATTTTAATAGTCTTTTGAATTTGATTAGTTGgaacatatgaaaatattatgtcTGATTCTCTGGGATTTACTTTATTTTCTGTTGATAAACAGCTCAAAGATGCCATTGTGAAATCGACGAATCCTTTTTCCACTTCCTTGAAAGAAAGCAGTGGATTGGAGTTGGGGAACCACTCCAGATACAGTGTTACTGCTGATGCTGTTGATTCTGATGGCTTTAAGCAGGGACATGAAATAGGAAGTGTGGATACCCGACGTGCTGCACCAACTGAGAACTTGGATACTTTAACCCAGGGCGACAAGAATGGCCTGCAAGAAAATCAGCCTGGAAGCACTCTGCTGCCTGTTAAGAGGAGTTTTAATGCCCCGACTGCTTATGAAATAGAAGTCAATAAAACTAAAGCCATACCAGAGAACAGTTCTGATCCATGTGCAAAGGCTGCCAAGAAGTTTAAGCAGGATGTTGTTGTTCCCATTCAGAACACTCTTCCTGATTTGATATCGCCTCAACGAGATGGAGTCCCAGCAGAATCATGTGGAGGAAGTCAATCTGTTGTTCGAAAAGGAAACTCGGAAGATGAAGCTCATGGTACCCTCAAAGCAAATGGATGTCTGAAGGATGGTAAAGCGGAGCATGCTGCATCAAGAAGTGTTTTATGTGGCATTGATTCTAGTATCAAGAATCTCTTGCCTCAAAGAATGAGTACAGACAAGAAGTTCCAAAATATTGGAAGTAGCAGCAATTGTTGTGCTGAACAGGGAACATCAAGTGGCTCATCCCGGCGGGTGATTCAGCAGGATTCTCGCACTTGTGGCTCCAAAGGTTACCTGGATTGTAATCTTCCACAAGATCTGCAAAATGGCGAACCTTCTAATGCAGACAAAGAGAATATCGAGCAAAATCATGAATCTGAGTTCTCTGGTGATACTGATGAGTATCACAATGAGAGCACTGATCTTGCTTCACAGAAAAATGATTTCTTGAACTTGCAATGCTCTCAGGGTGAAGGTTCTTTGGCAACCGTTGATTGTACAGAGCTTAATCTTTGTGTGAAGTGTAATGAAGGGGGGAACTTAATTGTTTGTAGGTCTGATACCTGTCCTTTAGTGGTTCATGAAAGTTGCTTGGGTTCTGTACCCAACTTTGATTACAAAGGAAGCTTCTATTGCCCCTTTTGTGCATATTCTCGAGCCATTTCTGAGTACCTGGAAGGTAAGAAGAAGGTCTCACTTGCTAGGAAAGATTTGGCTGCATTTATTGGCTTGGGAGCTGGACAACGATCAAAGAAGTCACGACCTAGGTCACAAGGAATGAAGAAGCATCAATCTCGAGAGTATACAAATGTACAACTATGCCGCAATGAAAAGGGTAAGAATTCATTGAATGTGGTCTCAGAAGCAGGAAGTGCTCCAGCTAACAGGAGTTCAGTCAGGCTTCAAGCCATGCAAACTGGTGCACCTCAACCAGAGGCTTCTCTACTTAGCAATGAGAATCGGAGGAATTCATTGAATGAGGTCACAGAAGCAGGAAGTGCTCCAGTCGACAGGAGTTCTGTTGGTGCTCAAGTCGTGCAAACCGGAGCACCTCAACCAGAGGCTTCTCTACCCCGCAATGAAAATGAGACGAATTCATTTAATGAGGTCACAGAAGCAGGAAGTGCTCCAGCCGACAGGAGTTCTGTCAGAGCTCAAGTCATGCAAACCGGTGGATCTCAACCAGAGGCTTCTCTACCCTGCAATGAAAATGGGAGGAATTCATTGAATGAGGTCACAGAAACAGGAAGTGCTCCAGCCGACAGGAGTTCTGTCGGAGCTCAAGTCAGGCAAACCGGTTCACCTCAACCAGAGGCTTCTCTACCTAAACAATGCTTAGTAGCTGGTCAACAACCCAACAAATCACCTCTTAGATGTCATAGATCAAGACAGAATCAGTCCAGAGAGGAAGAAGAATTGTGTCATGATGAGAATAGAAACAAGAATTCTTCTGAGAAGGCTGAAGAAGCAGGAAGTCGTCCAGTCAATAGAAATTCAATGCATGCCGAAGTCTCGCAGATCCATCCACCTCAACCACACGTTCCTCATGAACTTGTGTGCCAAGAAAGTTCTTCTATAGAAGACAGttctgaagaagaagaagatgagatAGGTTCCAAATACCGTGTACAATTTAGGAACCGAGAAAAGAAGTAAAGTCTTTTGCACTTCTCCAAGTATTCAAATCATGTGGTCACTTCATATATTCTTCCAAAAAGTGTCACTTGTTTCACTTTTACTTTCAAGTGTCTGCCTTTCTTTCTGTTTTCTTGTCTCTTTTACATTGAATCAAAGCGTTTTGTTAATAACGATAATCAGGCATGTGAATtactattacttttttttttggttatgaTTTATACCTCTGATTGTTTTCTGTTAATTTTTATTGTTAGAGCGAGTAGTTGGAAACTGTGTTGATAAAGGATGTACTTTTAATTTGCAGTTCCTGTCCCTGGATTCCTCAACTGAGGAGGAAGAAGCTCCCATGGACAAAAATAGAGGAGGAAACGTTAAAGGTACATGCATTTTCTTTTGTCTAAATTTTGCTTGTTTTCTGCCTCACACTCGTTCTCTCCTTGAAAATGTGGTAAGAATGCACCCCCTTTGTGCAAATAGAAGGTAGAATTCACCTCTTCTTCTGTAAgtgtgtaatatatatatatatatatatatatatatatatttacttatgaaaaaagaaaaaagattatcCCATTCGCTAGGATATAAGGGGTTTCTTTTTGTTGGTTTCACCCTAGTGTTGGAGGAATTTACATTCAGCTGTGCTTTTCCTTTCATATTGCATATATTAAGGGGAAAATATCAATTTTAGTGATTTACTGTAACCAGTACTTTTCCCTTTGGCTATCTTTTGGTACTAGTCTTTGTTGTTACTTCTGCAGGAGGGATTACTACGATTCTCACATTATCGTGATAGATGGAAGATGATTTTGGAATTTGGAGGTGATGTTTTCCTGAAAGGTCGGACATCCGGGGACCTCAAAGATAAGTGGAGAAACATTAGCAAAGCAAGCGAGAAAGCAACATAAAGATTTCTCTTTAAAATGGACTCTATATCTGTGTATAGTTGTCTAATATTGTTGGCTGCTTTTCTTGGAACGGCATACTATTGTGCATAACACAGTTACTGTTCATATGTGGTTAAAGTTTCTCCGATGGTCTATTTTGTTAAGCTTGAGGTCTCTCGAGCCTTCTGTTGTACCCCCAATGTCCCTGTTAGAAGTTTTTGGAATGAAGTAAGGTGAAGAAGCCAAAATTAGAAGTTTCCATGTAGCTTGCAGAAAATAGCATTTTGTTATATAAACTTTTCTCTAGGTGAAGTCTAGAAAGGCTTAAATCTTCCGCTTGTAAATGTTCTGAAGATGTAATTACTACCTTGTTTAGCAAGTCTTACCAGTTTGTTTGATCCTTTTATGATGTCAATGATATGAAATAGTTACTTTTTTGAAGTACGATTCGACATTGACACAATTTTACGACAATTTTAATTCTGTTACTTTTAAAGTAGTTGTTTGAGACATTGACACAATTTTACGACAATTTTAATTCTGTTACTTTTAAAGTAGTTGTTTCAGCTTCAGCCATTCGAATTTTAGATGTTCCTTTTGATTTCTCATCAAACGAATGgcataaaattgaagaaattgacAAGGGATGGATGTACTTTGCAACAGTGCAAGAAACATGTTTTATTTCTAAGTTCCTAATATTTGTACTCAAGTTGATACCTTCCCATTCTATGTTTATCGTGAGTGTATATAATCTGTATTTTCTTTTCCACATATGTATAACATGAATGGCAATCCTTCACGAGGTAAGGGTAAGGTCTGCGGACTCTACCTTCTTTAGATCCCAATTGTGGGATTTTACTAGGTATATTGTTGTATAAGTGTAAAtcttcgttttttttttttaacaagttGGTAAGCTTATATATTGTCATCATATAGCAAAGGGGAAGATATGCCCGTGTTTCTCTTTTTATTACTTTCACAGGTTTACTACTACATATCACTACTAGTCTTCTTCAACTAGTTTCTTTTCTGTATACCATTTGTTGTCAACTTGTCGTTCATTTACTGGATGAAATGACTTTCGTACCCCTCCCACCACCCCGAAAATAGTGGCAGAGTCGAGATTTCTAACtgatgaaaaaaaatacaagaatGTCACGCGGTGTCTATTTATTGGATCGATCAATTCCCTACCCGTCCATATTCCCCTATACAGTGATGGAGCCATAAATTCTAACAAAGAGATCTGAAAAAGTGGTAAAAGGATTTCAATCAACTTAAAGCAATTTTTTAGTCATGCATATTTGCCACTAAACTGGAAACTTCTCTCGTGTATATCAAGTGTATTCAACAATTTACTTATATTCAAAACACGATTAACTTTTTCGTATTTGTACAATGTAATTCTCCAACGAAGGAAAATTCAATTGAACCCCTATCGAATCATGGGGCGGTGCTGGATTCACAATATAACATGTAGGTTCACGTGAACTCAATAATTTTTATCGAGACTCTGTATATTTATTAAGAAATTCTCTAAATATCTATAAATACCCGAATATGAAcccaattattattattattatacaatataacttGAGTCCATTATAgaaactcataattttcaaattccGAATTCGCCTCTATTGCAGTCCCCTTGAGTCCATTTCAGAGTGTGATTCAAGTTGTGTGCGTACGTATATGGCTGCATGGGATAAAGATGAATGTAAAGACTCGAGAATCAGGCTGTGAGTGTCAGGAAAATACATGTGAATTTGAGGCTCGtgaatttaaaaaattcttgTGAGGTGCTTTTTAATACTTACAAGACTTAAATAGCACCAGTAGTAATTCATCACTGGCTAGTGTTTCTTCTTCTGTGATTTTTATGAGAAAGAAGAGTGTAGTGACTAGaccattttgaattaattagagaATCCAAGGAAAGTGAGGTGTCATACTTCATTCAATTCAAAGCAATCTCCTTAATTTGAGATTACAACAATGATGGCTTTCATTATATGAGTATTGTCTTTCTTTATACTTTCTCTGGTTTGTCAAGTCTACACagattcttaaaaaaaatagagaaggctttttaattttgtggtctCAAACTAATGATAGATGCTAGATAGAATGTTACCAAAATGTCATCTAATATTGTGGTCATAAATATGTCAcgtgaaaagttaaaatttaacAGTcatcataaaagaaaaaatacattcttttaaaatgaacaaagaaataagtaagacaaacaaataattaaaatggagggagtaagAATTTTGAATTACATAGGaggatttaaaaagaaaaacaaagagaTGACAAGAATTAACCTAAATAGCGTCCACGCAACCACTTTAACTAAAACTAGTCAATGGATATATAATATGTTATAATATATGCATTGTATGTGTATaaccatatataatttatatattcccattaggaaaaataaattatgaatcCAATCGACTATTTGTATAAAGAGCGGACGAGTGGACCACGAGAATTGAATTTATAACTCTCACCAGTACCACTAGATTAGTAGTAATAAGTTGTATTGGTagtgtaatatttttttatgctgTTAGTATAATTTAACTTGTTATAGCAGGTTATTTATCATTTACTTTAAATTACCTATAATTATCTTATAAATGACCtacttgtataattttttttcataactcTCCGTGCATAGAGCTTAAACTCGAGAGTAAAACAAAGAATGAGAGAAATTAGAACAAAAGAATAATGTGACTTGACATTATATTCAGTGTACACTGTTACTACTTAGCTCAAACGGTCACATGCATGAGCTCTTATAACATTTTCTACTAACGTGAAAACATTTAAATCAAAACTACAAATTCTTCCcttatacacacacacatatatatatatcccccCGCGCCTTCCAATATATCGATCACACTCaacacttggaaaaaaaatactatggTTTCCCGTACGACACTGACAGTCTAGTCTAGCGTGTTGAACGGGCTTTCAAGTAATCAGGCGGAAGTGAGGTTGCTCATGGACAGCTACAAAAGAAATCCACTAAAACCATGGAAGAAGGGTCCGGCAAGAGGGAAAGGGGGGCCGCAGAATGCGTTATGTGAATACCGAGGTGTTCGACAGAGAACATGGGGAAAATGGGTAGCAGAAATCAGAGAGCCTAAAAAGAGAACTAGGCTATGGTTAGGATCTTTTGCTACAGCTGAAGAAGCTGCAATGGCTTATGATGAAGCAGCAAGGAGATTATATGGACCAGATGCTTACCTTAATTTACCACACATGAGGGCTAATTTCAATCCATTGAACAAATCACAAAAGTTCAAATGGTTTTCTTCAACAAACAACTTTGTTTCATCATTAATCCCTAATACCACTGGCTTACTCAACTTAAGTGCTCAACCTAATGTTCATGTAATTCACCAAAGGCTTCAAGAACTAAAGAGAACAGAGGCCGCGGTGGCAGCATCTTCGAGTTCATCAATCTGCAGTGATCCTAAAAATGAAATTCAAATCTATAGTAAATTACAACCTCAGTACTTGACAAGTCCGCAAGTGATCAAGGAGAAGGAAGATGAATTCTCATCAAACAACAATGCAGCGATTCGTGGTGATCAAGCTGAGAAGCCTCAGATTGATCTGAATGAATTCCTTCAACAGATAGGAATACTGAAAAGAGACGATCATCAACAGCAGCCTAATAAAAATCacaatcatgatcataacaatAACATCAGTAATTTCACAGAGTCAGGAGTTTCACTAAAAGAAGATAGTTCGGTAGCTCATTTATTTAGTGATACAACAAGTTATAATTGGGACGCATTAGGTGCAATAACAGGTATAGAAGATCATGaggcagcagcagcagcagagGCTACTAGCTTTTATAATGTGAATGATGGCCTTGTGTTTCCATCTTCAATATGGAACTTTTGAAAGAATTTATCTTATATACACTGGATCGTATAAAGTATCTTTACATGATCGGTATATTTTAATCGACTATAAAAGGTTATTTAAACATCATCTTGACTTTAATAGAAAAAAACTTGTACAATATCAAGTGAGGAAATTACAAACCAAGATGACGTGCGTATAAAATAAATTGTATTTCAAAATAGAGCGTCCTCTATCACGTGGAACTCAGATTcagttctttttttaaaaaaaaaaagggaattaattaattaagttcaTGTTTTTGATGTTGAATGATACTCCATCCATCTCAAAAAGAACGATACTACAATATGAGCAAGTcttaacaattttttatttcactACAAAATTTTCAAACACCTTATAGtttcaaatctaaaattatatTCTGGAAGTTTTAAGAAACCAATGTCTGAATCCATTCCTTTTAGACCTTGGCACGTTCAACTCCTTCGATTAGTTTAAAGGTGTAAATAATACGGAAAAAATAAGTTCAGAGTAATAAGACTCGCGAATAGTTTAGATGTATAACCACCAATTTCGTCACAGTTGTGGGTGGTTCTTATGCCTTATTCCGAGTAAATACGTTTACCACATTTATCAACAGAAAACCTGACAGAgatcaataaatcaataattagAAGGCAAACAGTTCAATATAGGCAAAAGCGTCATCACTCAAACAAGCTGGTTTCATTCTTAACTAGACGTTTCCTTGGGAGGTTCAACAAAATCCCAAAAGGAAAAAGGGAGGGGGGTACATCTAGCTTTAAAGACAACAAGTACATAATTGTTACATTAAGCAATGCCATCAAATTGATAATGCCTAAAGTTATAATAAGCTTAGCCTAAGTTTACCAGCAATTTGAAGAATATCATTCTGGCAATATGATGAAAAATTCTACAATCACTTGTAGATAAGGGCGTCACGACCAGGCCCAGTACCAATGTAGTGGATAGGTACCCCAACAAGCTCCTCTATCCTTTCTACATACTCGCGTGCAGCCTTGGGCAAGTCAGAATACTTCTTGATGGAAGAAATATCAGTCTGCCATCCAGGCAAAACTTCATACTCCACCTATATAGATgagaataaagaaaatatatagtAGAAGTCACAATACAAGAAAGTAAAAACAGAAATCAGACACAAGCAATAGGGGCAGAGGCAGAAGCAAGGCTTAAATTCTATGGGTTCAATGTATAAAGTTTTTAGCAATGAactcaatatatttttaaagttatgGGTTCATATCTAGTATTCTATTGCAATTTCAGTGAACTTTTACACAAATTTATGCTCCACGTTGGAAGCACTGGGTTCAGATGAACCCGGTATCGATACATTAGATCCGCCCCTGAAGAGGGAAGATAAAAAAGATTCAATAGGCATACTGAACATCTACCGATAAGAACAGCCAAATAGAAAAACATCATGATATATGGGAGAAAAAGACAATGGAAAGAACAAaagtatttcaaaaaattaGGGAACTTTATTTTCTTCCACCTTCCAATAATAGGGTAGAGAAATTAAACTAAACTCCTCACTGAAAAACAAAAATTTTATGAAAAGGATTTTATGTTTTTCTGCACATCAATGTCTTAATATGGCTCAGTTTCCCAAAACATTCACATGAAAGTTGGAACTAATAGTCTGGTCTTCCAACAAACACAACACAATTATCACATAAAAAGATGTAAAAgtagaaagggaaaaaaaaaacttacctTTATTTGTTCAAGAAGACTTAGATCAGAAGGAAAAGAATTTAATGCTGAACCATCAGGATGCCTGTAAGTAACACCCAACTCAATTTCTGATAGATCTGACAGCACATCTAGTTTTGTTAGATTTAGAGAAGCAAATCCATTGATTTGACAGCAGTATCTCAGTGCAACTATGTCTAGCCAACCACAGCGACGTGGGCGTCCAGTAGTTGTGCCAAACTCCTGCCCAGCAAAACGAAGAAGATCACCACCTTTGCCCATGATTTCTGTTGGGAAAGGACCAGAACCAACTCTTGTGGTATATGCCTTAACCTGCAGGGAAAGCATCAATTCAAAAAGCTCAATATTTGCTGCTCTACGCTTAAAGTGCGATAAATGCAGACTGAAGGACCATGTGATAATTGGTTCCTAAGAGCTAGAAAATGCGAGGATCATATTCTTCTGGCTAAAAGCTGGGTGTATCGCCCGTTTAGCTGATTGACAATGATAGATGTACTGCAATTTGtttttggaaagacaaaactatTCTTCATTCTTCAGTATAAAAGGACAAAAattcttttaagaaaataaatcaaGTTTGCTTACCACACCAACAAGATCACCGATGACTCTGGGAGCAATTCCAAGACCTGTGCAGATTCCACCAGCAGATGGACTAGATGAAGTGACAAAAGGATATGTCCCAAAATCGATATCCAACATAGTTGCCTGACCACCTTCTACCAATATCTTCTTTTTCTGATATATAGCATCATTCATGAAGTGCACAGTATCTGTAACGAAAGGTTCCAATCTCTCAGCAAATTTCTTATAGCGTTCCACTTCCTCCCTGAGCATGTAAGGGCTATACTTAAAACCTTGGAATCTTGAAGCAGCATCTGATAATAAAAGATCAAGCTTTGGGGGGAATGTGTCCATATGCCTTAAATCACTTACCCTTATGCCATTTCGAATAACCTTGCTTGAATAGCAAGGCCCAATGCCTCTCTTGGTGGTTCCAATAAAGGATTTATCTAGCTCAGCTTCTCTAAGCCCATCTACTTCTTGGTGAAAATCAAATAACAAGTGAGCACGATCGGATACCAAAATCCTTCCTTGGCAAGAAACTCCATTAGATTCAAGATTGTCAATTTCATTAAAAAGTCCTGGTAGATGTACCACGACTCCATTACCAATAACACATATAGTTTCCTCATTGAGTATCCCTGAAGGAACAAGGTGGAGAGCAAACTTCTTCCCCTCAGAATTGTAAATAGTGTGCCCAGCATTGGCTCCTCCCTAACAACCAAAAACATTATGAAAAGCTCAGCTGGCATAGATACTATCCCAAGCAATATGTAGTGAAGTAGAATTATAGGATGGCAAAAAaacacaaataataattttaaaacaaattggTATAGGTAAGAAATACATATGGACATtatacaaaaatatttgaacttgcATATGACCTAGTGGTTATTGAAGTGGGTTGACAAACCTGAAGTCTCATGTTAAATTCCTTGGAGGTAAAAACAATAGGTGATTTCTTCATATTTATCTAAGCCTTCGTGATAGAATTACGTGGTACTTCCAGCAGGTACCAAGTGGAATTAATCAAGTTATCGGAAGAAAAATGTACTAATTTCATAAGAAAATGGGGAGACTCTAGAATCAAAAGAAACTATGATCCTGAGGAATCACTAGGCTTCTTTTGGAGGTCTTTTGTATCCTTGGAGCCTACCCAGGGGCGGAGCCAGGCAGGGGCAAGGGGATTCATCCAAAATGCCATAGATggaaaattacattgtatatgCACAGttaaattttatatgtataacTAGTAGATGTTGAATCTACTTGTTCATGTATTTacatttttaattttcaaaccaccttgatgaaaattctaactccGCCATTGATAGttgttgggggaggaagcaccacaactaaagtttgatatgatgataaataacaaaaataaattagacacgagaattttacgtggaaaccctcaAACAAATAGAGGAAAAAAACCACGTGGTACTATTATAATATGGAGTACACCGCTCttaaatacaaggagaaaacaacaattaacactcctctcttgtaaaaggaacaactactagagaagacactcaagaatacaatatttatcttggtgtataactctctttgtattctgactttttctctctccctcctgcacaaaactctcaaagctcttaggactacattgtgaatgctactaTGTTAGAAGAAATGAACTTATACTTCTAGAGTCATAAAccttttcctataagaaaaggactagccaaatatatggaaactttgtgtttttcttttaggaaaaggaaaacccAATTATACTAAGAAATTCTTTTccattccttttcctttttctgtctactttttccttttttgaattTGACTTTACTTAGCAGCACTTTTCTTTCAATACTAACTCACCAACTTACTGAAACCAAGCACATCTCACAGAAATTCCATATAACGAAGCAAATACTGTTCTTGATATGGCTTAAAATTTACCCCAAGACGTTAACTTTACAGTGTCAGTTTTAATTAACAGGTTATAGATAGTTATCACTCGAACATAActcatataaaattataaatataccTGACAACGAGCaacaatatcaaaatgcttagcCAATATATCAACGAGCTTTCCCTTTCCTTCATCGCCCCATTGACAACCCAGCACGCCTGATACCTGACTCAGTGACTCAATTCGACTCAGACCTGACTCGTTGACCCCCTGATGGTCCACTACCGAGGCAAGTGGCTTTGCCGAACAAACGATAATTGAAGAATTCTTCTTCCGTTGCTGGAACTGAAGAAGCCTACAACTATTGGTCCCATTGTAACCGAGAATCCCACTCCGGTGACT
Proteins encoded in this window:
- the LOC129877450 gene encoding uncharacterized protein LOC129877450 isoform X2, with translation MEGTTSGTKSVVIDNHHPIVPTKSQQQKDLVKRTPEISDDLGRNAREMVSLRVLESLFVQKNSYANSVTSVPGDKIELDPSRDCEDVLRCILLEVSASNLKTAMPDMLKWDVRSFIMKKRSLLPKCLLQQLKDAIVKSTNPFSTSLKESSGLELGNHSRYSVTADAVDSDGFKQGHEIGSVDTRRAAPTENLDTLTQGDKNGLQENQPGSTLLPVKRSFNAPTAYEIEVNKTKAIPENSSDPCAKAAKKFKQDVVVPIQNTLPDLISPQRDGVPAESCGGSQSVVRKGNSEDEAHGTLKANGCLKDGKAEHAASRSVLCGIDSSIKNLLPQRMSTDKKFQNIGSSSNCCAEQGTSSGSSRRVIQQDSRTCGSKGYLDCNLPQDLQNGEPSNADKENIEQNHESEFSGDTDEYHNESTDLASQKNDFLNLQCSQGEGSLATVDCTELNLCVKCNEGGNLIVCRSDTCPLVVHESCLGSVPNFDYKGSFYCPFCAYSRAISEYLEGKKKVSLARKDLAAFIGLGAGQRSKKSRPRSQGMKKHQSREYTNVQLCRNEKGKNSLNVVSEAGSAPANRSSVRLQAMQTGAPQPEASLLSNENRRNSLNEVTEAGSAPVDRSSVGAQVVQTGAPQPEASLPRNENETNSFNEVTEAGSAPADRSSVRAQVMQTGGSQPEASLPCNENGRNSLNEVTETGSAPADRSSVGAQVRQTGSPQPEASLPKQCLVAGQQPNKSPLRCHRSRQNQSREEEELCHDENRNKNSSEKAEEAGSRPVNRNSMHAEVSQIHPPQPHVPHELVCQESSSIEDSSEEEEDEIGSKYRVQFRNREKNSCPWIPQLRRKKLPWTKIEEETLKEGLLRFSHYRDRWKMILEFGGDVFLKGRTSGDLKDKWRNISKASEKAT
- the LOC129877175 gene encoding adenylosuccinate synthetase, chloroplastic, coding for MNISTMRLDSSSITTAKVSHRSGILGYNGTNSCRLLQFQQRKKNSSIIVCSAKPLASVVDHQGVNESGLSRIESLSQVSGVLGCQWGDEGKGKLVDILAKHFDIVARCQGGANAGHTIYNSEGKKFALHLVPSGILNEETICVIGNGVVVHLPGLFNEIDNLESNGVSCQGRILVSDRAHLLFDFHQEVDGLREAELDKSFIGTTKRGIGPCYSSKVIRNGIRVSDLRHMDTFPPKLDLLLSDAASRFQGFKYSPYMLREEVERYKKFAERLEPFVTDTVHFMNDAIYQKKKILVEGGQATMLDIDFGTYPFVTSSSPSAGGICTGLGIAPRVIGDLVGVVKAYTTRVGSGPFPTEIMGKGGDLLRFAGQEFGTTTGRPRRCGWLDIVALRYCCQINGFASLNLTKLDVLSDLSEIELGVTYRHPDGSALNSFPSDLSLLEQIKVEYEVLPGWQTDISSIKKYSDLPKAAREYVERIEELVGVPIHYIGTGPGRDALIYK
- the LOC129877450 gene encoding uncharacterized protein LOC129877450 isoform X1 → MVSEALQQSFMATKLACTSSLPWIWVIEALASSSEIDTSLLINLVKRTPEISDDLGRNAREMVSLRVLESLFVQKNSYANSVTSVPGDKIELDPSRDCEDVLRCILLEVSASNLKTAMPDMLKWDVRSFIMKKRSLLPKCLLQQLKDAIVKSTNPFSTSLKESSGLELGNHSRYSVTADAVDSDGFKQGHEIGSVDTRRAAPTENLDTLTQGDKNGLQENQPGSTLLPVKRSFNAPTAYEIEVNKTKAIPENSSDPCAKAAKKFKQDVVVPIQNTLPDLISPQRDGVPAESCGGSQSVVRKGNSEDEAHGTLKANGCLKDGKAEHAASRSVLCGIDSSIKNLLPQRMSTDKKFQNIGSSSNCCAEQGTSSGSSRRVIQQDSRTCGSKGYLDCNLPQDLQNGEPSNADKENIEQNHESEFSGDTDEYHNESTDLASQKNDFLNLQCSQGEGSLATVDCTELNLCVKCNEGGNLIVCRSDTCPLVVHESCLGSVPNFDYKGSFYCPFCAYSRAISEYLEGKKKVSLARKDLAAFIGLGAGQRSKKSRPRSQGMKKHQSREYTNVQLCRNEKGKNSLNVVSEAGSAPANRSSVRLQAMQTGAPQPEASLLSNENRRNSLNEVTEAGSAPVDRSSVGAQVVQTGAPQPEASLPRNENETNSFNEVTEAGSAPADRSSVRAQVMQTGGSQPEASLPCNENGRNSLNEVTETGSAPADRSSVGAQVRQTGSPQPEASLPKQCLVAGQQPNKSPLRCHRSRQNQSREEEELCHDENRNKNSSEKAEEAGSRPVNRNSMHAEVSQIHPPQPHVPHELVCQESSSIEDSSEEEEDEIGSKYRVQFRNREKNSCPWIPQLRRKKLPWTKIEEETLKEGLLRFSHYRDRWKMILEFGGDVFLKGRTSGDLKDKWRNISKASEKAT
- the LOC129877450 gene encoding uncharacterized protein LOC129877450 isoform X3 is translated as MEGTTSGTKSVVIDNHHPIVPTKSQQQKVPGDKIELDPSRDCEDVLRCILLEVSASNLKTAMPDMLKWDVRSFIMKKRSLLPKCLLQQLKDAIVKSTNPFSTSLKESSGLELGNHSRYSVTADAVDSDGFKQGHEIGSVDTRRAAPTENLDTLTQGDKNGLQENQPGSTLLPVKRSFNAPTAYEIEVNKTKAIPENSSDPCAKAAKKFKQDVVVPIQNTLPDLISPQRDGVPAESCGGSQSVVRKGNSEDEAHGTLKANGCLKDGKAEHAASRSVLCGIDSSIKNLLPQRMSTDKKFQNIGSSSNCCAEQGTSSGSSRRVIQQDSRTCGSKGYLDCNLPQDLQNGEPSNADKENIEQNHESEFSGDTDEYHNESTDLASQKNDFLNLQCSQGEGSLATVDCTELNLCVKCNEGGNLIVCRSDTCPLVVHESCLGSVPNFDYKGSFYCPFCAYSRAISEYLEGKKKVSLARKDLAAFIGLGAGQRSKKSRPRSQGMKKHQSREYTNVQLCRNEKGKNSLNVVSEAGSAPANRSSVRLQAMQTGAPQPEASLLSNENRRNSLNEVTEAGSAPVDRSSVGAQVVQTGAPQPEASLPRNENETNSFNEVTEAGSAPADRSSVRAQVMQTGGSQPEASLPCNENGRNSLNEVTETGSAPADRSSVGAQVRQTGSPQPEASLPKQCLVAGQQPNKSPLRCHRSRQNQSREEEELCHDENRNKNSSEKAEEAGSRPVNRNSMHAEVSQIHPPQPHVPHELVCQESSSIEDSSEEEEDEIGSKYRVQFRNREKNSCPWIPQLRRKKLPWTKIEEETLKEGLLRFSHYRDRWKMILEFGGDVFLKGRTSGDLKDKWRNISKASEKAT
- the LOC129877172 gene encoding dehydration-responsive element-binding protein 2F, encoding MDSYKRNPLKPWKKGPARGKGGPQNALCEYRGVRQRTWGKWVAEIREPKKRTRLWLGSFATAEEAAMAYDEAARRLYGPDAYLNLPHMRANFNPLNKSQKFKWFSSTNNFVSSLIPNTTGLLNLSAQPNVHVIHQRLQELKRTEAAVAASSSSSICSDPKNEIQIYSKLQPQYLTSPQVIKEKEDEFSSNNNAAIRGDQAEKPQIDLNEFLQQIGILKRDDHQQQPNKNHNHDHNNNISNFTESGVSLKEDSSVAHLFSDTTSYNWDALGAITGIEDHEAAAAAEATSFYNVNDGLVFPSSIWNF